The Sabethes cyaneus chromosome 1, idSabCyanKW18_F2, whole genome shotgun sequence DNA segment accaatgtacatagaccactatgatttcatatatattttcaccgtaatccccaaaacgttccgcaCCATAGTGGTCTATCTCCATGAGATTTGTaaatggctgtatcttgcgctgctgaccgtctagcaagttgcggtcttcgggaagatttttcaaatgactaccagctttagggtggtatggaaaatagcgcagaattgtctcactacgtggcgctagtgtatatgcaatattcatatacaggctgtatcttgcgctactgactatctagaaagttgcagtcttcgggaatgttattcaaatgactgccagcttccagtctatggtagtgaacactgacaattccaccaactttacagtagcgggacaacaagttgagcaggtagccgtctttcaatatcttggtagccaaacaacgcccgatggtggtaccaagactgatatagccacacggatcaggaaggccaggggtgcctttgcaggtctgcgaaacatttggcgctcaaaccagatcactctacgtacgaaaacccgaatctttaattcaaacgttaaatccgtactgctgtatgcctgcgaaacgtggtgcgtctcagcggagacaacgcaaaaactgcaggtattcattaaccggtgcctgcgatatattattcgtgcctggtggcctgataattggatatccaatgaggaactccatcgtcggtgtcatcaacggccgatagccacagaaattcgtgagtcATAACAAaccttttgttataattttttcactgatgataatgatgatcatttaaaaaaattcttcaccCGGTTAATCGAGTCTGAAATGCGGATAATCTTGTACGACAAGGTAGGTGAGGTAGcgtctcagttggcctcgaggtacgatgctaatctaataagctagtcgtcgtatattcgaatctcggttgggaggcgctgttagagtcaataatcaatagtcgcagcaacttgccctgcaatagaggttttccgtcaaaaatttttttttcactaaatgttcggttttgactcttagaaatgatacccatataaaactttctttattaaagcctctaactactgtaaaaatgaaaaactaaaatacgtatatttcaaccggtcacttctcggatgtcttacatgcctttttgtaccagtgtcctctattttcaccacttcgaaaccatttgtgccactctttacttttgtggcaagcaacaaacgaaatgaaaaagaaggtaatcattagcttttcattcgttttatccttttcactctaccgctgatacacatatgtcaaaaactgttatgcaatgctgccagaaaatctgaaaattttgataaacagtgcagccgaaacgaattttttaaaactcaacattcgtgatttggtgaaaagaaactcaacattcttgcaatttgcattgtttaaaaaatcgtagtaaattctagagtcaacgaaaaaaatatatttttgcaccattgtcactcgtattgggagtacttttgagaaaaaataagaaaaggaggggtatgatctgacggaaaacctctattgtcctgtactctaacagctggctgcgaagtttgtcgtgtaAAAactgaaggtcaagtttcgataacggaatgaaaATCAGGAAAATATTGAGATAGAGATGAAACAGACGATAAAGTGAAGAAGAAAGATAACTACACTGTTACACTTAGATTTGTGTAAGAATACATCTTATTAAAGTTTCCAAACGATTTTATATCTAAATACTTTAACTAGACTATTTTCATAGACTATAGAGGGTAAACTTGAAGCGGAACAGTACATTTCATTACTCTGAGTAATTTCATATTCGTTCGAACGAAAAATTATCTCATACACTTTTGTTTGCATTGCAATTCAAATTTTCCTTGtactatattgaaaataatgttaaaatataaaataatattgaataaattgaaaatgggtcattccacgtcaagtgaccaagaaaaagtaaaacttgtaatggaccttcttggatttttaccaaattcagTCAGAATTCCAAGTTTGATGCCcgtttttataagcaaaagccgTCCCAAGTATGTTAGTTTTactgcactcttattgcggtttttaagaccaaaattggtcatataaaccatcataagagtgttataaaacccaaattgttacttgggctgtttaCGTCAATtccactttttttttgcttatatccCCGAAAACATTAAGTCTAGAAAGGCACTAttctcacattttcaaagaaaactgcccaatgaatttgaaaaaatagtagTTTTTTAGTATCaaggctgccaaatatttttcgattcgatttaaaaactatttttctcccaatgaatacaatttcatctcaaaaattccaactccatcgtatttgccagattttttataaaatccaaaaaaaatgacagtgttgccaaattccaaaatttaaactaaaaagctggcaacactgctcAGGAAAATGTAATATCTAGTAACATATACATGCTTTCACAGCAGggcatagagactcactgcttcttgaaaaaaactgcaaggtatacagccctaagggttgtaggaaaggatgacgtaggactatatcagatcattagatcaaggactaatgtaaactgcatttctggcatatgcacgTTTATAAGAATTCTGCCATTGTTGAAGTTAATGttcaaaagagaagagcgaaatattagcatttgaaatctttcattcaaacattacacttctattttcattttcacaaagtgcttcccagtcccagtatagtaaacaaagacgtagtcctacgtcaaaatattttgctcttggttttacataagaaattggaggccgcttgcttcaaaacgttgtctctggatcggcaaggaatacttcgtgacgataagtaattctaatgtaaaaaaaatctctggaatacgatggagtcggaacttttgagattaaaatgtattcattgagagaaaaatagaactttagttttcaaatcgaataaaaaaatatttggcagcaatggtgctaaaaaatactacttttttcgaattccttgggcaatattctttgaaaatgtgaaaatagtatctttctagacttaatatttccggagataaaagcaaacgaaaattagcggatttgacgaaaacaaggcttttgttgattagggggggggggggttctccCATAGAGGGAGGGGGAGTTCAATCGgcacaaaaaaaacaatagtcgacttgcgcttattaactactttcatctaattatgggattatgggagttttatctcaatctctgtcacaagtaagtcccatgcacatagaccactataatgcgaaacagaatggtcattctgttccggacctaaaattcatcatgaaaaaaagcaggttggaaacctactattttgtaatttttagtgcttatatagtacatctatcgataaagatgcgatttatgcaaaaatctcatttttgacaaaaatggtcaatagaccactataattcggaaagGCTCAATTATTTTGGAAAGTGTACGCTATTTTACATCATACATAGGTCAATATAGcgcaaaaacgtagttctacgtagtTCTCTTTTGCTTTGTTAATTTTGAACCCTTGACTTTCGGCTTTTGAGctttaatttgtatttcaattatAGTTTTTGGTTTCTGACGTTCGTTGTCTtttgattttgaatttcgattttcaatttctGACATTTCTGACTGGGAAAAACAAGTTTCATGtaacttttataaaaaaataacgatgATTGAACTATGAACTTGTTTAAATAAGCTATATCgaagaaaattggaaaatttccgCTGGAGTTTTCTGGGGAAAATGTCTGCATACATCTTTGTACGCTAATTTCGAAACAGCAAACACACCACAATACAGTGGATAAAAACTAGCGAACGGACGgagtgcaaaaaaaataaatctgAATTTCGATGGAGAGGATAACCACGAAGAGATTGATGCTATTTTTTAGACTACGATGACGACTCGTCGAAGATTCAGATGGATTTTTCGTAAAAGAAGATGGATGCTGCCAGAGTAGTGTTTAAGAGagctaaaaactacaaggtatacagccctaagggttgtacgaaagggtgacgtatgactgtgtcatataatactcattacattgataacatgttttaatcgatgaagtataactttatgtctgatcattagatcaaagactaatgcaaactgcatttatggcatatgcatatttgagtatctgtgagtatcattgtttgagtgtttatttgtaaaagaagagcgaaatattctgatttaattcttcattgaatcaatggtggttttgaaaaaaaaaaccgtttgaaattgtttggtggccctgaaaagaactatgtttgagctgatagcacttcttaaaaatcagtactataattactgttgccaatatataaatggatgtcgctattcggtcctttagactctaggaggatagttgcccgctaatacaggagtgataggaaataccaaatcactgtaaagtagaaatggatcagttttatcaaaatactgaccgtcagtcagtgcgatcgtgcgatcgtgcgatacaAGTAGCACAAGTTGGGGGAAACCGGattgactgctgctgctgctcaaatgattatccgatGCTGAATGAGCAAGTattttccatgtttaccatggtataacgcaaaatggaacgttaaccgtttagaaagtgtagaaaaatcttttcattcttcaattactatagttcttataagaactgttttaGACCACAATatcctgctgctgaatttgctgcccgtcagtcgatccgtttccatttgccttcagggTTTGttttgcgataattgccattgaaactgccgccaaaatgccatcgggtatgcctcgaattgccattaattgccgcaaaagtccttggatttgcatccaattgccggtgttgccgccaaaatgccatcgtttttacctccaattgctgtcggtgtttccgccaaatgccgttggtttcgccaccaatagccgtcgatgataaatactgaccgtccgtcagtgcgatcgtgcggtaaatgagcaggcggagaaccaagtgtaccattttatagtcactggcactgcaactgctacttgtaagctagtgtaggtggtggaggaaaccatatcggctgctgctgcttaaatgattgtccgacactgattgagcaagctttcgaacaatttcgcatgtctgcgatgggaataatgcaaaatgtaacgtaaagtgcatcgtgtgggattcacgttggccattgcccgctgattccgcttgtcttcggggtcggtgttgccgtcaatagccatcgatgttgccaattggattggaaaaggggtgtgtcTTAcgaagtggtctcaaaggttatcatttggatccaaaccctttggtgtatctaattgtcgtccgtgcctgtgaagctaggcgatcacaagggaaacgtatgggaaaattcaaccttaaaactttacacacattttcactatttagcgtataaaaaattattattaatatgttactataaaattgctggatattttatctatccaacgacatattaactgttatgtttcgttcagtagtatagtagctattagcgtttgaaatatttcattcaaacgttacacttctatttttcgtttttacaaagtgctacccagtcccagtatagtaaacaaagacgtagtcctacgtcaaaatgtctTCACACAAAAACGATGAGAGATTTTCACGatatcaaaaacgcctttacCTCAGATGAAAAATGACATCACTCGTCATTTATTAAAGAATTCTGGTACAGAGTTAGAGCAGAATCTAGGTTTCTAGGtcgaaaaagaataaaattcctgtttatattttttttatgtgcATAAATTTTATGTGTAGCCACAATCATCAGTGGAAGTTGAGCTGTTTTACCCTCCAATAAAACGATCCTCTCGATCCGCTACTTCTCCACGTTCCTGGTTCTATTGTGTGAGTGTGTGCGCGTATTTGTGTCGGATTCGAATTAATTATTAAACAATTTACTCACGCCTATTTTTACCCGCACTGACGGACGAACGGAGCACAATCGCACacgtgaaaaaaaaactgcctCAATACGTCACCGTGACTGATCAGCTCAACATGATGGCTTTCGCGCGGTGTTTCACCGATGGAGAGCATCCGTCCGACAGCCGTCGTTGTTCGTTATCAGTAGGTCATAAGCCGGCCAGCTGACAGGATGCATCTGCTAAGTTCGTTGTAAGTTGTATACACCGATTGGTTTGTTTCTGGTTTTAATACAATTACCGATTCGTTTGTTTGTCTGTTGTAGCTTGACTTGTCTCATCGCCATCAATTTGGTGATCGGAGATCGATTAAATATATGTCAGGATCAGTTTAAGCTACGAGAAGGATTCTATGTGTACAATACCGGCTGTCAGAATTTCGAAGAGGCCGATTTGGCTGCCGCCAATTTTAACGAGGATCGCGAAGTGTGGATTCGAAATGGAACGATTGAAGATATCGGTCGGCTGCTGAACGGTAGTTTATACAATATCACCAACCTCAAAATAACTAACATGGCTGCCGAGGGAAGTACACCGATTGTGGTGTTTCCAATCGAATCGGCTCGCTTTTCCATTCTGGATTTGGAAAATGACGGGATTGAACGGCTGAATATCAGCGAGGCCGATTATCGTCTAACCCATTTGGATGTGCGGAAAAATAAACTGACGGATTTGAGTAGTGTTTCGCTGTTGAAGAAACTGCAGTCCCTCAAGGCGGACAATAATGCAATTGAAAATGTTTCGTTGGAtgatttccaagatctggagGACTTGGTTGTGCTTTCGTTAGCAAATAACAGGATTCAGAGCATCAATGCAACCAAGGAGATCGCTCTGCTGAAACTTCGTTCGTTGGACATATCCAGAAATCAGCTGACCAGTTTGGACGTTTCATTGTGGCAGTTTCCGCAGCTGGGTACCTTCTATATGCACGACAATTTGATAACCAACAAAATTCGCGGTTTGCGAGGAAAATTTCCAAAGGCCTGGGAGATCGCCATGGGCG contains these protein-coding regions:
- the LOC128746306 gene encoding uncharacterized protein LOC128746306 codes for the protein MHLLSSFLTCLIAINLVIGDRLNICQDQFKLREGFYVYNTGCQNFEEADLAAANFNEDREVWIRNGTIEDIGRLLNGSLYNITNLKITNMAAEGSTPIVVFPIESARFSILDLENDGIERLNISEADYRLTHLDVRKNKLTDLSSVSLLKKLQSLKADNNAIENVSLDDFQDLEDLVVLSLANNRIQSINATKEIALLKLRSLDISRNQLTSLDVSLWQFPQLGTFYMHDNLITNKIRGLRGKFPKAWEIAMGGSNNWDCDWFDRLVAFLKQDRQFAMQMFGDEPNCPDQSRMDGFICCQNSTNQVNN